From the Zonotrichia albicollis isolate bZonAlb1 chromosome Z, bZonAlb1.hap1, whole genome shotgun sequence genome, one window contains:
- the SPIN1 gene encoding spindlin-1 gives MKTPFGKSPGQRSRADAGHAGVSASMMKKRTSHKKHRNNVGPSKPISQPRRNIVGCRIQHGWKEGSGPVTQWKGTVLDQVPVNPSLYLIKYDGFDCVYGLELHKDERVSALEVLPDRVASSRISDAHLADTMIGKAVEHMFETEDGSKDEWRGMVLARAPIMNTWFYITYEKDPVLYMYQLLDDYKEGDLRIMPDSNDSPPAEREPGEVVDSLVGKQVEYAKEDGSKRTGMVIHQVEAKPSVYFIKFDDDFHIYVYDLVKTS, from the exons ATGAAGACCCCATTTGGAAAATCACCAGGTCAGCGGTCCAGAGCTGATGCAG GTCATGCAGGAGTGTCTGCCAGCATGATGAAGAAAAGAACATCCCACAA AAAACATAGAAACAATGTGGGACCAAGCAAACCTATTTCTCAGCCACGAAGAAACATTGTAGGCTGCAGGATACAGCACGGATGGAAAGAAGGAAGTGGACCTGTAACACAATGGAAGGGCACAGTTCTTGATCAAGTTCCTGTAAATCCCTCACTCTATCTCATAAAGTATGATGGATTTGATTGTGTGTATGGACTAGAACTTCACAAAGATGAAAGAGTTTCAGCACTTGAAGTTCTTCCAGACAGAGTTG CGTCGTCTCGAATTAGTGATGCCCACCTGGCAGACACAATGATTGGTAAAGCCGTGGAACATATGTTTGAGACAGAGGATGGCTCAAAAGATGAATGGAGGGGGATGGTTTTGGCTCGAGCTCCTATTATGAACACATGGTTTTATATTACCTACGAGAAAGATCCTGTCTTGTACATGTACCAGCTCTTAGATGATTATAAAGAAGGTGACCTTCGCATTATGCCTGATTCAA ATGATTCACCTCCTGCAGAACGGGAACCAGGTGAAGTTGTGGACAGCCTGGTAGGCAAACAAGTGGAATATGCCAAAGAAGATGGCTCGAAAAGGACTGGCATGGTCATTCATCAAGTTGAAGCCAAACCATCTGTCTATTTCATCAAGTTTGATGATGATTTCCATATTTATGTCTACGATTTGGTGAAGACATCCTAG